From a single Micromonospora sp. WMMD1102 genomic region:
- a CDS encoding bacterial proteasome activator family protein, with amino-acid sequence MVGMTDVPRSQEDNDDSAQAGKRPGGGAVLVVGPDGRPVGTVPTDGEAPGEDPSRLIEQPAKVMRIGSMIKQLLEEVKAAPLDDASRQRLREIHQRSIVELEDGLAPELRDELERLSLPFGEDAAPSEAELRIAQAQLVGWLEGLFHGIQAALVAQQMAARMQLEQMRSGGRPALPMGPGGMIPGMPGNNPGQPGEGPGPGQYL; translated from the coding sequence ATGGTGGGCATGACCGACGTGCCACGTTCCCAGGAAGACAACGACGACTCGGCTCAGGCGGGCAAGCGTCCCGGCGGTGGCGCCGTGCTGGTGGTCGGCCCGGACGGGCGCCCGGTCGGCACCGTGCCGACCGACGGCGAAGCGCCTGGCGAGGACCCGTCGCGGTTGATCGAGCAGCCGGCGAAGGTGATGCGGATCGGCAGCATGATCAAACAGTTGCTGGAGGAGGTCAAGGCGGCGCCGCTCGACGACGCCAGCCGGCAGCGGCTGCGTGAGATCCACCAGCGGTCGATCGTCGAGCTGGAGGACGGGCTCGCCCCGGAGCTGCGCGACGAACTGGAGCGGCTCTCGCTGCCGTTCGGCGAGGACGCCGCGCCGAGCGAGGCGGAGTTGCGGATCGCCCAGGCGCAGCTGGTCGGCTGGCTGGAGGGGCTGTTCCACGGCATCCAGGCGGCGCTTGTCGCTCAGCAGATGGCGGCCCGGATGCAGTTGGAGCAGATGCGTTCCGGTGGGCGTCCCGCGCTGCCGATGGGGCCCGGCGGGATGATCCCGGGGATGCCGGGCAACAACCCCGGGCAGCCCGGCGAGGGTCCCGGCCCCGGCCAGTACCTGTAA
- a CDS encoding HAD family hydrolase, whose product MGRLPRLVATDLDGTLLRADKTVSPRTVEAISRISAEGVGVVLVTGRPIRWLGHVYEQLGQPLPTVCANGAVVYDPVTDEVLRADPLAPELLAEVVRRLRAEVPEVAFAVEVTDSREFRHETSYPLSWDRGYPDIRMLDTPADLHSVPAVKLLARAGAQDPDVFVKVVAGALAGLAEATHSSYSGLVEISAAGVTKAAGLAWYCTRHGFDAAEVVAFGDMPNDVPMLTWVGRAVAVANAHPAVLEIADDVTAGNEEDGVAAYLEALLDPDPPA is encoded by the coding sequence ATGGGACGACTACCCCGGCTGGTGGCCACGGATCTCGACGGCACGCTGCTGCGCGCGGACAAGACGGTCAGCCCGCGTACCGTCGAGGCGATCTCGCGGATCTCCGCCGAGGGCGTCGGGGTGGTCCTGGTCACCGGCCGCCCGATCCGCTGGCTGGGACACGTCTACGAGCAGCTGGGCCAGCCGCTGCCGACGGTCTGCGCCAACGGCGCCGTGGTCTACGATCCGGTCACCGACGAGGTGCTCCGGGCCGACCCGCTCGCTCCGGAGCTGCTCGCCGAGGTGGTGCGCCGGCTGCGCGCCGAGGTGCCCGAGGTGGCCTTCGCGGTGGAGGTGACCGACAGCCGCGAGTTCCGCCACGAGACGTCCTATCCGCTCAGCTGGGACCGGGGCTACCCGGACATCCGGATGCTCGACACCCCGGCCGACCTGCACTCCGTACCGGCGGTGAAACTGCTGGCCCGGGCCGGCGCCCAGGACCCGGACGTCTTCGTGAAGGTGGTCGCCGGGGCGCTGGCCGGGCTCGCCGAGGCGACCCACTCGTCGTACAGCGGGCTGGTCGAGATCTCGGCGGCCGGGGTGACCAAGGCGGCCGGGCTGGCCTGGTACTGCACCCGGCACGGGTTCGACGCCGCCGAGGTGGTCGCCTTCGGGGACATGCCGAACGACGTACCGATGCTCACCTGGGTCGGCCGGGCGGTGGCGGTGGCGAACGCGCACCCGGCGGTACTGGAGATCGCCGACGACGTGACGGCGGGCAACGAGGAGGACGGGGTGGCGGCGTACCTGGAGGCGCTGCTCGATCCCGATCCGCCGGCCTGA